The Budorcas taxicolor isolate Tak-1 chromosome 18, Takin1.1, whole genome shotgun sequence genome window below encodes:
- the KLHL36 gene encoding kelch-like protein 36 — protein MMEGSRQTRVSRPYKISESSKVYRWAEHSGTVLQRLNEQRLRGLFCDVVLVADEQRLPAHRNLLAVCSDYFNSMFTLGMREAFQKEVELIGASYIGLKAVVDFLYGGELVLDGGNIDYVLETAHLLQIWTAVDFCCEYLEQEVSEDNYLYLQELASIYSLKRLDAFIDGFILSRFGTLSFTPAFLQNISMQKLCAYLGSSEVQRECEHDLLQAALQWLTQQPEREAHAYQVLENIHFPLIPKNDLLHRVKPAVCSLLPREANCEGFIEEAVRYHNSLAAQPVMQTKRTALRTTQECLLFVGGEVSERCLELSDDTCYLDAQSEQWVKETPLPARRSHHCVAVLGGFIFIAGGSFSRDNGGDAASNLLYRYDPRCKQWIKVASMNQRRVDFYLASIEDMLVAVGGRNENGALSSVETYSPKTDSWSYVAGLPRFTYGHAGTIYKDFVYISGGHDYQIGPYRKNLLCYDHRTDVWEERRPMSTARGWHSMCSLGDSIYSIGGSDDSLESMERFDVLGVEAYSPQCNQWTRVAPLLHANSESGVAVWEGRIYILGGYSWENTAFSKTVQVYDRDKDKWSEGTELPKAIAGVSACVCALKPRLEDKKKKGKGKRPQDRGQ, from the exons GTGTACCGCTGGGCTGAGCACTCGGGCACAGTGCTGCAGCGGCTGAACGAGCAGCGCCTGCGCGGCCTCTTCTGCGACGTGGTCCTGGTGGCCGACGAGCAGCGCCTGCCGGCCCACCGCAACCTGCTGGCCGTGTGCAGTGACTACTTCAACTCCATGTTCACCCTGGGCATGCGTGAGGCCTTCCAGAAGGAGGTGGAGCTGATCGGCGCCTCCTACATCGGGCTCAAGGCCGTGGTGGACTTCCTGTACGGCGGGGAGCTGGTGCTGGATGGTGGCAACATCGACTACGTGCTGGAGACGGCCCACCTGCTGCAGATCTGGACTGCAGTGGACTTCTGCTGCGAGTACCTGGAGCAGGAGGTGAGCGAGGACAACTACCTGTACCTGCAGGAGCTGGCCTCCATCTACAGCCTCAAGCGGCTGGACGCCTTCATCGACGGCTTCATCCTCAGCCGCTTCGGCACGCTGTCCTTCACGCCCGCCTTCCTGCAGAACATCTCCATGCAGAAGCTGTGCGCCTACCTGGGCAGCAGCGAGGTGCAGCGGGAGTGCGAACACGACCTGCTGCAGGCCGCCCTGCAGTGGCTGACGCAGCAGCCTGAGCGCGAGGCCCACGCTTATCAGGTGCTGGAGAACATCCACTTCCCACTTATCCCCAAGAACGACCTGCTGCACCGCGTCAAGCCCGCCGTGTGCTCGCTGCTGCCACGCGAGGCCAACTGCGAGGGCTTCATCGAGGAGGCCGTGCGCTACCACAACAGCCTGGCGGCCCAGCCCGTCATGCAGACCAAGCGCACGGCCCTCCGCACCACCCAGGAGTGCCTGCTCTTCGTGGGCGGCGAGGTCTCCGAGCGGTGTCTGGAGCTCAGCGATGACACCTGTTACCTGGATGCCCAGAGTGAGCAGTGGGTCAAAGAGACGCCCCTGCCAGCCCGGCGGAGCCACCACTGCGTCGCCGTGCTGGGGGGGTTCATCTTCATCGCCGGCGGCAGCTTCTCACGGGACAACGGAGGGGATGCGGCCTCCAATCTCCTTTATAGGTATGACCCCCGCTGTAAACAGTGGATCAAG GTGGCCTCCATGAACCAGCGCCGTGTGGATTTCTACCTGGCCTCCATCGAGGACATGCTGGTGGCCGTCGGCGGCCGAAACGAGAACGGAGCGCTCTCCTCGGTAGAGACCTACAGCCCAAAGACCGACTCCTGGTCCTACGTAGCCGGCCTGCCAAG GTTCACCTATGGCCACGCGGGCACCATCTACAAGGACTTTGTGTACATCTCCGGGGGCCACGACTACCAGATCGGCCCCTACCGCAAGAACCTGCTGTGCTATGACCACCGGACGGACGTGTGGGAGGAGCGGCGGCCCATGAGCACGGCGCGCGGCTGGCACAGCATGTGCAGCCTGGGGGACAGCATCTACTCCATCGGCGGCAGCGACGACAGCCTGGAGTCCATGGAGCGCTTCGACGTGCTGGGCGTGGAGGCCTACAGCCCGCAGTGCAACCAGTGGACGCGCGTGGCGCCCCTGCTGCACGCCAACAGCGAGTCGGGCGTGGCTGTGTGGGAGGGCCGCATCTACATCCTGGGGGGCTACAGCTGGGAGAACACGGCTTTCTCCAAGACCGTGCAGGTCTATGACCGTGACAAGGACAAGTGGAGTGAGGGCACCGAGCTACCCAAGGCCATTGCCGGCGTGTCGGCCTGTGTGTGCGCCCTGAAGCCGCGGCTGGAGGACAAGAAGAAGAAGGGCAAGGGCAAGAGGCCTCAGGACCGTGGCCAGTGA